The following are encoded together in the Lathyrus oleraceus cultivar Zhongwan6 chromosome 3, CAAS_Psat_ZW6_1.0, whole genome shotgun sequence genome:
- the LOC127127624 gene encoding telomere repeat-binding protein 5 isoform X1 → MVMQKRLDYGFNGYEVPSVPRASRSPRGRGKIRKKPDSNQIQAFDILASVAGNLLQKNQILVPDNAASAKDPRSFSGVSVKENKQENQAGPFKEERFKHGTCCEVVSGCVPSLQLKQENQRVMGDSSSPENHLEGQGQNVLEREDERVKMRTTNEKVIHIKSRSDGLIEPGQKASKDCSAENHVEKPSLEGRSHMNLDSLANGCATRKLVNRDDDENFVRCAQPNSKIKISGSPGSPPDTIKVKDASHFVNDENNSGDNSVLENSERMYPFKKRKFFYQTSSSTSDSWSHCQGIVDSSSTRVNGTNHGAGATMHVIEESSSMADQQVHPASKGCNVKLSIKSFKVPELFIDIPETATIGSLKRTVMEAVTAILGDELHVGILLQGKKVRDDSKTLIQTGISQDDKRHRLGFMLEPRHNRMSSSYNDDPCFLTTGSRQKLSRQSNSLMLQQGSYNVSRERSTVKIENCAEGDLNGVSSLGDTSANNNNMSKCRALVTVPAINMDALAVVPYRRKSGNPDFGQRRIRRPFSVLEVEALVQAVEKLGTGRWRDVKQRAFDNAKHRTYVDLKDKWKTLVHTARISPQQRRGEPVPQELLDRVLAAHAYWSQQQCKHQLKSM, encoded by the exons ATGGTTATGCAGAAGAGGTTGGATTATGGTTTTAATGGCTATGAAGTTCCTTCCGTTCCTCGAGCTTCGAGATCTCCAAGG GGAAGAGGTAAAATCAGGAAGAAACCCGACAGCAATCAGATACAGGCATTTGATATTTTGGCTAGTGTAGCTGGCAATCTCTTGCAGAAGAATCAGATTTTGGTTCCTGATAATGCTGCTTCTGCGAAAGATCCTCGTTCTTTTTCTGGTGTTAGCGTAAAGGAAAACAAACAAGAGAATCAAGCAGGACCGTTTAAGGAGGAACGATTCAAGCATGGAACTTGTTGTGAAGTTGTCTCCGGTTGTGTCCCTAGTTTGCAATTGAAACAGGAAAACCAAAG AGTCATGGGCGATTCTTCTTCACCTGAAAACCATCTTGAAGGACAAGGACAGAATGTCCTCGAGAGGGAAGATGAACGTGTGAAAATGAGAACCACGAATGAGAAAGTCATCCACATTAAAAGCAGATCGGATGGATTAATAGAACCAGGCCAAAAAGCATCGAAAGATTGCAGTGCAGAAAATCACGTGGAAAAGCCTTCGTTGGAGGGTCGTAGCCACATGAATCTTGATTCTTTAGCAAATGGTTGCGCTACAAGGAAATTAGTTAATAGAGATGATGACGAAAACTTTGTTAGGTGTGCTCAACCGAATTCAAAGATTAAGATATCTGGCTCACCCGGCTCACCACCAGATACGATAAAGGTTAAGGATGCAAGTCATTTTGTGAATG ATGAGAACAATAGCGGGGACAATTCGGTGCTTGAAAATTCCGAAAGGATGTACCCatttaagaaaagaaagtttttCTATCAAACTTCATCGTCTACGTCTGATAGCTGGTCTCACTGTCAAGGCATAGTTGATTCTTCTAGTACAAGGGTTAATGGTACAAACCATGGTGCAGGTGCAACAATGCATG TAATTGAAGAATCGTCTTCTATGGCTGATCAACAAGTACATCCCGCGTCCAAGGGTTGTAATG TGAAGCTTAGCATAAAATCCTTTAAAGTCCCCGAGCTTTTTATCGATATACCTGAGACCGCAACGATTGGTTCACTCAAG AGGACGGTAATGGAAGCTGTGACAGCTATACTTGGAGACGAACTACATGTAGGCATACTTCTTCAGGGAAAGAAGGTTCGAGATGACAGCAAAACTTTGATCCAGACCGGGATCTCTCAAGATGACAAACGCCATAGGTTAGGATTCATGTTGGAGCCAAGACATAACCGAATGTCATCTTCGTACAATGACGACCCTTGTTTCCTAACCACTGGTTCACGACAAAAGCTATCTAG GCAATCGAATTCTTTAATGTTACAACAAGGAAGTTATAATGTGTCTCGAGAACGTTCTACGGTCAAAATCGAAAATTGTGCGGAAGGTGATCTTAACGGGGTGTCCTCTCTAGGAGATACTTCAGCTAACAACAATAACATGTCAAAATGCCGCGCCCTGGTGACAGTTCCTGCCATCAACATGGATGCATTAGCTGTGGTTCCGTACCGGCGCAAATCAGGGAATCCTGACTTTGGACAGCGCCGCATAAGGAGGCCGTTTTCTGTTCTAGAAGTTGAAGCATTGGTTCAGGCAGTTGAAAAACTAGGAACCGGAAG ATGGCGAGATGTCAAACAACGCGCTTTTGACAATGCTAAGCATCGAACTTATGTGGATTTGAAG GATAAGTGGAAGACATTGGTTCACACAGCGAGAATCTCCCCTCAGCAAAGAAGAGGAGAGCCTGTTCCTCAAGAGCTTCTCGACAGGGTCTTAGCCGCTCATGCCTATTGGTCTCAACAACAATGTAAGCATCAACTTAAATCAATGTGA
- the LOC127127624 gene encoding telomere repeat-binding protein 5 isoform X3: protein MVMQKRLDYGFNGYEVPSVPRASRSPRGRGKIRKKPDSNQIQAFDILASVAGNLLQKNQILVPDNAASAKDPRSFSGVSVKENKQENQAGPFKEERFKHGTCCEVVSGCVPSLQLKQENQRVMGDSSSPENHLEGQGQNVLEREDERVKMRTTNEKVIHIKSRSDGLIEPGQKASKDCSAENHVEKPSLEGRSHMNLDSLANGCATRKLVNRDDDENFVRCAQPNSKIKISGSPGSPPDTIKVKDASHFVNDENNSGDNSVLENSERMYPFKKRKFFYQTSSSTSDSWSHCQGIVDSSSTRVNVIEESSSMADQQVHPASKGCNVKLSIKSFKVPELFIDIPETATIGSLKRTVMEAVTAILGDELHVGILLQGKKVRDDSKTLIQTGISQDDKRHRLGFMLEPRHNRMSSSYNDDPCFLTTGSRQKLSRQSNSLMLQQGSYNVSRERSTVKIENCAEGDLNGVSSLGDTSANNNNMSKCRALVTVPAINMDALAVVPYRRKSGNPDFGQRRIRRPFSVLEVEALVQAVEKLGTGRWRDVKQRAFDNAKHRTYVDLKDKWKTLVHTARISPQQRRGEPVPQELLDRVLAAHAYWSQQQCKHQLKSM from the exons ATGGTTATGCAGAAGAGGTTGGATTATGGTTTTAATGGCTATGAAGTTCCTTCCGTTCCTCGAGCTTCGAGATCTCCAAGG GGAAGAGGTAAAATCAGGAAGAAACCCGACAGCAATCAGATACAGGCATTTGATATTTTGGCTAGTGTAGCTGGCAATCTCTTGCAGAAGAATCAGATTTTGGTTCCTGATAATGCTGCTTCTGCGAAAGATCCTCGTTCTTTTTCTGGTGTTAGCGTAAAGGAAAACAAACAAGAGAATCAAGCAGGACCGTTTAAGGAGGAACGATTCAAGCATGGAACTTGTTGTGAAGTTGTCTCCGGTTGTGTCCCTAGTTTGCAATTGAAACAGGAAAACCAAAG AGTCATGGGCGATTCTTCTTCACCTGAAAACCATCTTGAAGGACAAGGACAGAATGTCCTCGAGAGGGAAGATGAACGTGTGAAAATGAGAACCACGAATGAGAAAGTCATCCACATTAAAAGCAGATCGGATGGATTAATAGAACCAGGCCAAAAAGCATCGAAAGATTGCAGTGCAGAAAATCACGTGGAAAAGCCTTCGTTGGAGGGTCGTAGCCACATGAATCTTGATTCTTTAGCAAATGGTTGCGCTACAAGGAAATTAGTTAATAGAGATGATGACGAAAACTTTGTTAGGTGTGCTCAACCGAATTCAAAGATTAAGATATCTGGCTCACCCGGCTCACCACCAGATACGATAAAGGTTAAGGATGCAAGTCATTTTGTGAATG ATGAGAACAATAGCGGGGACAATTCGGTGCTTGAAAATTCCGAAAGGATGTACCCatttaagaaaagaaagtttttCTATCAAACTTCATCGTCTACGTCTGATAGCTGGTCTCACTGTCAAGGCATAGTTGATTCTTCTAGTACAAGGGTTAATG TAATTGAAGAATCGTCTTCTATGGCTGATCAACAAGTACATCCCGCGTCCAAGGGTTGTAATG TGAAGCTTAGCATAAAATCCTTTAAAGTCCCCGAGCTTTTTATCGATATACCTGAGACCGCAACGATTGGTTCACTCAAG AGGACGGTAATGGAAGCTGTGACAGCTATACTTGGAGACGAACTACATGTAGGCATACTTCTTCAGGGAAAGAAGGTTCGAGATGACAGCAAAACTTTGATCCAGACCGGGATCTCTCAAGATGACAAACGCCATAGGTTAGGATTCATGTTGGAGCCAAGACATAACCGAATGTCATCTTCGTACAATGACGACCCTTGTTTCCTAACCACTGGTTCACGACAAAAGCTATCTAG GCAATCGAATTCTTTAATGTTACAACAAGGAAGTTATAATGTGTCTCGAGAACGTTCTACGGTCAAAATCGAAAATTGTGCGGAAGGTGATCTTAACGGGGTGTCCTCTCTAGGAGATACTTCAGCTAACAACAATAACATGTCAAAATGCCGCGCCCTGGTGACAGTTCCTGCCATCAACATGGATGCATTAGCTGTGGTTCCGTACCGGCGCAAATCAGGGAATCCTGACTTTGGACAGCGCCGCATAAGGAGGCCGTTTTCTGTTCTAGAAGTTGAAGCATTGGTTCAGGCAGTTGAAAAACTAGGAACCGGAAG ATGGCGAGATGTCAAACAACGCGCTTTTGACAATGCTAAGCATCGAACTTATGTGGATTTGAAG GATAAGTGGAAGACATTGGTTCACACAGCGAGAATCTCCCCTCAGCAAAGAAGAGGAGAGCCTGTTCCTCAAGAGCTTCTCGACAGGGTCTTAGCCGCTCATGCCTATTGGTCTCAACAACAATGTAAGCATCAACTTAAATCAATGTGA
- the LOC127127624 gene encoding telomere repeat-binding protein 5 isoform X2, which produces MVMQKRLDYGFNGYEVPSVPRASRSPRGRGKIRKKPDSNQIQAFDILASVAGNLLQKNQILVPDNAASAKDPRSFSGVSVKENKQENQAGPFKEERFKHGTCCEVVSGCVPSLQLKQENQRVMGDSSSPENHLEGQGQNVLEREDERVKMRTTNEKVIHIKSRSDGLIEPGQKASKDCSAENHVEKPSLEGRSHMNLDSLANGCATRKLVNRDDDENFVRCAQPNSKIKISGSPGSPPDTIKVKDASHFVNDENNSGDNSVLENSERMYPFKKRKFFYQTSSSTSDSWSHCQGIVDSSSTRVNGTNHGAVIEESSSMADQQVHPASKGCNVKLSIKSFKVPELFIDIPETATIGSLKRTVMEAVTAILGDELHVGILLQGKKVRDDSKTLIQTGISQDDKRHRLGFMLEPRHNRMSSSYNDDPCFLTTGSRQKLSRQSNSLMLQQGSYNVSRERSTVKIENCAEGDLNGVSSLGDTSANNNNMSKCRALVTVPAINMDALAVVPYRRKSGNPDFGQRRIRRPFSVLEVEALVQAVEKLGTGRWRDVKQRAFDNAKHRTYVDLKDKWKTLVHTARISPQQRRGEPVPQELLDRVLAAHAYWSQQQCKHQLKSM; this is translated from the exons ATGGTTATGCAGAAGAGGTTGGATTATGGTTTTAATGGCTATGAAGTTCCTTCCGTTCCTCGAGCTTCGAGATCTCCAAGG GGAAGAGGTAAAATCAGGAAGAAACCCGACAGCAATCAGATACAGGCATTTGATATTTTGGCTAGTGTAGCTGGCAATCTCTTGCAGAAGAATCAGATTTTGGTTCCTGATAATGCTGCTTCTGCGAAAGATCCTCGTTCTTTTTCTGGTGTTAGCGTAAAGGAAAACAAACAAGAGAATCAAGCAGGACCGTTTAAGGAGGAACGATTCAAGCATGGAACTTGTTGTGAAGTTGTCTCCGGTTGTGTCCCTAGTTTGCAATTGAAACAGGAAAACCAAAG AGTCATGGGCGATTCTTCTTCACCTGAAAACCATCTTGAAGGACAAGGACAGAATGTCCTCGAGAGGGAAGATGAACGTGTGAAAATGAGAACCACGAATGAGAAAGTCATCCACATTAAAAGCAGATCGGATGGATTAATAGAACCAGGCCAAAAAGCATCGAAAGATTGCAGTGCAGAAAATCACGTGGAAAAGCCTTCGTTGGAGGGTCGTAGCCACATGAATCTTGATTCTTTAGCAAATGGTTGCGCTACAAGGAAATTAGTTAATAGAGATGATGACGAAAACTTTGTTAGGTGTGCTCAACCGAATTCAAAGATTAAGATATCTGGCTCACCCGGCTCACCACCAGATACGATAAAGGTTAAGGATGCAAGTCATTTTGTGAATG ATGAGAACAATAGCGGGGACAATTCGGTGCTTGAAAATTCCGAAAGGATGTACCCatttaagaaaagaaagtttttCTATCAAACTTCATCGTCTACGTCTGATAGCTGGTCTCACTGTCAAGGCATAGTTGATTCTTCTAGTACAAGGGTTAATGGTACAAACCATGGTGCAG TAATTGAAGAATCGTCTTCTATGGCTGATCAACAAGTACATCCCGCGTCCAAGGGTTGTAATG TGAAGCTTAGCATAAAATCCTTTAAAGTCCCCGAGCTTTTTATCGATATACCTGAGACCGCAACGATTGGTTCACTCAAG AGGACGGTAATGGAAGCTGTGACAGCTATACTTGGAGACGAACTACATGTAGGCATACTTCTTCAGGGAAAGAAGGTTCGAGATGACAGCAAAACTTTGATCCAGACCGGGATCTCTCAAGATGACAAACGCCATAGGTTAGGATTCATGTTGGAGCCAAGACATAACCGAATGTCATCTTCGTACAATGACGACCCTTGTTTCCTAACCACTGGTTCACGACAAAAGCTATCTAG GCAATCGAATTCTTTAATGTTACAACAAGGAAGTTATAATGTGTCTCGAGAACGTTCTACGGTCAAAATCGAAAATTGTGCGGAAGGTGATCTTAACGGGGTGTCCTCTCTAGGAGATACTTCAGCTAACAACAATAACATGTCAAAATGCCGCGCCCTGGTGACAGTTCCTGCCATCAACATGGATGCATTAGCTGTGGTTCCGTACCGGCGCAAATCAGGGAATCCTGACTTTGGACAGCGCCGCATAAGGAGGCCGTTTTCTGTTCTAGAAGTTGAAGCATTGGTTCAGGCAGTTGAAAAACTAGGAACCGGAAG ATGGCGAGATGTCAAACAACGCGCTTTTGACAATGCTAAGCATCGAACTTATGTGGATTTGAAG GATAAGTGGAAGACATTGGTTCACACAGCGAGAATCTCCCCTCAGCAAAGAAGAGGAGAGCCTGTTCCTCAAGAGCTTCTCGACAGGGTCTTAGCCGCTCATGCCTATTGGTCTCAACAACAATGTAAGCATCAACTTAAATCAATGTGA